The Treponema pectinovorum genome includes a window with the following:
- a CDS encoding 3-deoxy-7-phosphoheptulonate synthase: MNFVRKLPVPKELKEQFPLGDEVRKIKEERDVIIKNIFEGKDNRFFLVIGPCSADNEEAVLDYMGRLVKVQEKVKDKIFIIPRVYTNKPRTKGTGYKGMLHQPNPQKDEDMLAGIIAIREMHTRVVKETGFTCAEEMLYPENHRYLSDLLAYVAIGARSVEDQFHRMVASGVGIPVGMKNPTSGDISVMMNSITAAQAKQKFLYRGWEVTTEGNPLAHAILRGYVDAYGRSHSNYHYEDLQNLIENYAISKLENPAVIVDCNHANSDKKYMEQIRIAKDVLHSCHVSSDIRNIVKGLMIESYIEDGAQSIGDGIYGKSITDPCLGWTKTEKLIFEIADAL; this comes from the coding sequence ATGAATTTTGTGAGAAAACTGCCAGTTCCAAAAGAATTAAAAGAACAGTTTCCTCTTGGTGATGAAGTTAGAAAGATAAAGGAAGAGCGCGATGTTATAATCAAAAATATTTTTGAAGGAAAAGACAATCGCTTTTTTTTGGTTATAGGGCCATGTTCGGCAGATAACGAAGAGGCAGTTCTCGACTATATGGGAAGGCTCGTAAAAGTTCAGGAAAAAGTAAAAGATAAAATTTTTATAATTCCTCGCGTTTACACAAATAAGCCTAGAACAAAAGGCACAGGTTACAAAGGAATGTTGCACCAGCCAAATCCACAAAAAGACGAAGATATGCTGGCAGGAATAATTGCAATTAGAGAGATGCATACAAGAGTTGTAAAAGAAACTGGTTTTACCTGTGCGGAAGAAATGCTCTATCCAGAAAACCACCGCTATCTTTCTGACCTTTTGGCTTATGTGGCAATAGGCGCTCGTTCTGTAGAAGACCAGTTTCATAGAATGGTAGCAAGTGGAGTGGGAATTCCTGTAGGAATGAAAAATCCAACATCTGGCGATATTTCTGTAATGATGAACTCTATAACGGCAGCGCAGGCAAAACAGAAATTTTTGTATAGAGGATGGGAAGTTACGACAGAAGGCAATCCTTTAGCCCATGCAATTTTGCGAGGATATGTAGATGCATACGGAAGAAGCCATTCAAACTATCATTATGAAGATTTGCAAAATCTGATAGAAAATTATGCGATTTCAAAACTTGAAAATCCAGCTGTTATCGTAGACTGCAACCATGCAAACTCGGACAAAAAATATATGGAACAGATTAGGATTGCAAAAGATGTTCTGCACAGTTGCCATGTTTCTTCCGACATAAGAAATATCGTAAAAGGTTTGATGATAGAAAGTTATATAGAAGACGGAGCACAATCCATTGGAGATGGTATATACGGAAAATCGATAACAGACCCTTGCTTAGGCTGGACTAAAACAGAAAAATTGATTTTTGAAATTGCAGATGCATTATAA
- a CDS encoding TatD family hydrolase, translating into MYIDFHTHLDFYKDENALFEQLANFGGIIVSSSVDEKSYKKNIQIQKKCDSLGCSTKIISTFGIHPSKVPYAPKNLKVFDELCTGSCMIGEIGMDFCWYKDASEAEQERVFRYFLQHCNEEKKYCVIHTKDAEEKICRILEEYSCAKPIIHWYDGDKEIYKEFIKRGYIQTFGCETCRSKHIQELLRLTPLSLLLAETDNPDSEIWLGGSDNSVGLIKKVYRDIADVLKISVEKLCNIIEENSTKIFNSF; encoded by the coding sequence ATGTACATAGATTTTCATACTCATTTGGATTTTTACAAAGACGAAAACGCACTTTTTGAACAGCTTGCAAATTTTGGCGGAATTATCGTATCAAGTTCTGTCGATGAAAAATCCTATAAAAAAAATATTCAAATTCAAAAAAAATGTGATTCTTTAGGATGTAGCACAAAAATAATTTCGACCTTTGGAATTCATCCTTCTAAAGTCCCCTACGCACCAAAAAATTTAAAAGTTTTTGATGAACTTTGCACAGGTTCTTGCATGATTGGCGAAATCGGAATGGATTTTTGCTGGTATAAAGATGCTAGTGAGGCGGAGCAGGAAAGGGTTTTTCGGTATTTTTTGCAACACTGTAATGAAGAAAAAAAGTACTGTGTGATTCACACAAAAGATGCGGAAGAAAAAATATGCCGAATTTTAGAAGAATATTCTTGTGCAAAACCAATAATCCATTGGTATGACGGCGATAAAGAAATATATAAAGAATTTATAAAAAGAGGCTATATACAGACTTTTGGCTGTGAAACTTGTAGGTCTAAGCATATTCAAGAACTTTTACGGCTCACTCCTTTAAGTCTTTTGCTTGCAGAAACCGACAATCCAGACAGCGAAATTTGGCTTGGCGGTTCTGACAATTCGGTTGGACTTATAAAAAAAGTTTATCGTGATATTGCCGATGTTTTAAAAATCAGTGTGGAAAAGCTTTGCAATATAATTGAAGAAAATTCCACAAAGATTTTTAATAGTTTTTGA
- a CDS encoding ABC transporter substrate-binding protein: MKKISKVLLASVVASSLILSVGCSKKSAEPETIKIGAMYALSGDKAAIGNNIMRGVDFAVEMINAQGGVNGKKIEIVRGDTQGDPKVGRSVAERLVTQDKVNAILGCHQSTITAIAAQVCEQYKIPELTAISTVDNLSSQGLKYFFRMCPTNTDYVEDQYKYLQDLQKTKNVPMKKIAIFADNSNIGQELIRCSRILAPKYGFDIVAEVQYSGGTTDLTSEVLKIRNANPDAVLCESYIADAILFTKTLTEQNAHPPVIVAKANGFADPSFIPATPKISNGIASVVEYSADLPKGKEINAKFKEKYGVDMNGHSAESFTAVWILKTAFEQAGSTDGTKVRDALANMHIINGFPNGPKIILPYNEIKFGDEVIDGVQHHQNNLPAKVAISQIQDGKWTAVWPFDVAAAEVQYPAPLK; the protein is encoded by the coding sequence ATGAAAAAAATCAGTAAAGTTTTACTGGCAAGTGTTGTTGCATCTTCATTGATTTTATCTGTTGGCTGCAGTAAAAAATCTGCTGAACCAGAAACAATCAAAATTGGCGCAATGTATGCACTTTCTGGTGACAAAGCTGCCATTGGAAACAACATCATGCGTGGTGTTGATTTTGCCGTAGAAATGATTAACGCACAGGGGGGGGTAAACGGTAAAAAAATCGAAATTGTACGTGGAGATACCCAGGGAGATCCAAAAGTTGGACGTTCTGTAGCAGAGCGCCTTGTTACTCAAGATAAGGTAAATGCAATTTTGGGTTGCCATCAGTCTACAATAACTGCAATTGCAGCTCAGGTTTGTGAACAGTATAAAATTCCTGAATTAACAGCAATTTCCACTGTAGATAACCTTTCTAGCCAAGGCTTAAAATATTTCTTCCGTATGTGTCCTACAAATACAGATTATGTAGAAGACCAGTATAAATATCTTCAGGACTTGCAAAAAACAAAGAATGTTCCTATGAAGAAAATTGCAATTTTTGCAGATAATTCAAATATTGGTCAGGAACTCATCCGCTGTTCTCGCATCTTGGCTCCAAAGTATGGTTTTGATATCGTAGCAGAAGTTCAATATTCAGGTGGAACAACAGATCTTACTTCTGAAGTTTTAAAAATCCGCAATGCAAATCCAGACGCAGTTTTGTGCGAATCTTATATTGCAGATGCTATCTTGTTTACAAAGACTCTTACAGAACAGAATGCTCATCCTCCTGTAATCGTTGCAAAAGCAAATGGTTTTGCTGATCCTTCATTTATTCCTGCAACACCAAAAATTTCTAACGGAATTGCTTCTGTAGTTGAATACAGTGCTGATCTTCCAAAAGGAAAAGAAATCAATGCAAAGTTTAAAGAAAAGTATGGAGTTGATATGAACGGTCACTCTGCTGAATCTTTTACTGCAGTATGGATTTTAAAGACAGCATTTGAACAAGCTGGTTCTACAGATGGTACTAAAGTTCGCGATGCTTTAGCGAATATGCACATTATTAATGGTTTCCCTAATGGACCAAAAATCATTCTTCCTTACAACGAAATAAAATTTGGTGATGAAGTTATCGATGGAGTTCAGCATCATCAGAATAACCTTCCAGCAAAGGTTGCTATTTCGCAAATCCAAGATGGAAAATGGACTGCTGTATGGCCGTTTGATGTTGCGGCTGCTGAAGTTCAGTATCCAGCACCTTTAAAATAA
- a CDS encoding ABC transporter ATP-binding protein, which produces MLKVKNLCSGYGKVQVLWDISLEVKAGQVVSILGSNGSGKTTTVRTITGMVKPTAGSVVFNDEELMGKSSRFILDQGIIQVPEGRQLFTGMTVYENLEMGAYNKAAKHAFKESEEFVYKFFPKIKERRKQVAGTLSGGEQQMVAVARALIGLPKLLILDEPSLGLAPNIVDDILEVALFLARQRNIGILLVEQDITKALAVSDYGYVIENGKVVLEDEASKLQTNEHVKKAYLGI; this is translated from the coding sequence ATGCTAAAAGTTAAAAATCTCTGTTCCGGATATGGCAAAGTTCAAGTTTTGTGGGATATATCGCTAGAAGTAAAGGCCGGGCAGGTAGTTTCAATATTAGGTTCTAATGGTTCTGGAAAAACTACCACTGTTAGAACGATAACTGGAATGGTAAAACCTACGGCTGGTTCTGTTGTTTTTAATGATGAAGAATTGATGGGAAAGTCTAGTCGCTTTATTCTCGATCAAGGAATTATTCAAGTTCCGGAAGGAAGACAACTTTTTACAGGAATGACTGTTTACGAAAATCTTGAAATGGGTGCTTACAACAAAGCTGCAAAACATGCTTTTAAAGAGAGCGAAGAATTTGTATATAAATTTTTCCCAAAGATAAAAGAAAGACGAAAGCAGGTTGCGGGCACTCTTTCTGGAGGAGAACAGCAAATGGTTGCGGTTGCAAGAGCTCTTATAGGCTTGCCAAAACTTTTGATTTTGGATGAACCCTCGTTGGGACTTGCTCCAAACATTGTAGATGATATTCTTGAGGTTGCACTTTTTCTTGCGCGACAAAGGAATATTGGTATTCTTCTTGTTGAGCAGGACATAACAAAAGCTCTTGCTGTTTCTGATTATGGGTATGTAATAGAAAACGGAAAAGTTGTATTGGAGGATGAAGCTTCAAAACTCCAAACAAACGAGCATGTAAAAAAAGCTTATTTAGGTATTTAA
- a CDS encoding ABC transporter ATP-binding protein encodes MSDLPIIKVEHITKNFRGLKAVNDLSFEIEEGKITGMIGPNGAGKSTTFNMICGYYPPSYGHIFYKGKDITLCKPYEYTDMGIARTFQIMKPLSSLSVLENIVPSAFFGKNKAKNLKEAKEIAEEILEFTGLYSKRNLIAGEMGTPDQKRLEMARALATKPNMLFLDEVMAGLNPTETDQAIDLIRKINESGVTIFLIEHIMRAVVNLCEKVIVVHHGEKIAEGTPHHVMNDPYVIEVYLGKKKE; translated from the coding sequence ATGAGCGACTTACCGATTATCAAAGTTGAACATATAACAAAAAACTTCCGTGGATTAAAAGCGGTAAATGACCTTTCTTTTGAAATTGAAGAAGGAAAGATTACTGGAATGATAGGTCCAAACGGTGCCGGCAAATCTACGACTTTTAATATGATTTGCGGTTATTATCCGCCAAGTTACGGACATATTTTTTACAAAGGAAAAGACATAACTCTCTGTAAACCTTACGAATATACAGATATGGGAATTGCAAGAACGTTCCAGATTATGAAGCCGCTTTCATCTCTTTCTGTTTTGGAAAATATCGTTCCAAGTGCATTCTTTGGAAAGAATAAGGCAAAAAATCTAAAAGAAGCAAAAGAAATTGCAGAAGAAATTTTGGAATTTACGGGGCTTTATTCTAAAAGAAATTTGATTGCGGGCGAAATGGGAACTCCAGATCAAAAGCGACTGGAAATGGCAAGGGCTCTGGCAACAAAACCCAACATGCTTTTTTTGGATGAAGTTATGGCAGGGCTTAATCCCACAGAAACAGATCAAGCGATAGACTTGATTCGAAAGATAAACGAAAGCGGAGTTACAATTTTTTTGATTGAACACATAATGCGCGCTGTCGTAAACCTTTGCGAAAAAGTTATAGTTGTTCATCATGGGGAAAAAATTGCAGAAGGAACCCCACATCATGTTATGAACGATCCTTATGTTATTGAAGTCTATCTTGGGAAAAAGAAGGAGTAG
- a CDS encoding branched-chain amino acid ABC transporter permease produces the protein MFTSLTTYKKRRLIALCAFCALLLLLPVLFAGNPYVVNVFIVIFYTTTMSLAWNLLGGMTGQNSLGHAAYMGLGAYVACLFMVKSGMNPWLTIPISVVFVGLIAGVIFYPCFLLKGPYFTLVSIAFGETIRQFMLNWDYAGKAMGIPLPYGDPSFAQFRFHSKTPYYYIALVMVILVYLLMKKINNSKLGFALKTIREDEDVANAIGIKPMKYKVIALVISAMIAALVGCFYANYNRYIDCDLMLQSFSTEFILPAVIGGAAFVEGPLVGGIILLTLSEWLRNKFGGILPGINLILYAITLLCIIRFRPVGILGWYNKSKAKHWIDRKIFGLKDEQEVQQ, from the coding sequence ATGTTTACTTCTTTAACTACTTATAAAAAACGCCGTTTAATTGCACTTTGTGCATTTTGCGCTTTACTTTTGCTTTTACCAGTTTTGTTTGCAGGAAATCCGTATGTCGTAAACGTTTTTATCGTAATATTTTATACTACTACAATGTCGCTTGCATGGAATCTTTTGGGTGGAATGACTGGACAGAATTCACTTGGACATGCAGCCTATATGGGACTTGGTGCTTATGTTGCCTGTCTTTTTATGGTAAAAAGCGGAATGAACCCTTGGCTTACGATTCCAATTTCTGTGGTTTTTGTAGGCTTGATTGCAGGTGTTATTTTTTATCCTTGCTTTCTTTTGAAAGGTCCATATTTTACGCTCGTTTCCATAGCTTTTGGCGAAACGATAAGACAGTTTATGCTCAACTGGGATTATGCAGGAAAGGCGATGGGAATTCCTCTTCCGTATGGGGATCCTTCATTTGCACAGTTTAGATTTCATTCAAAAACACCATACTATTACATTGCACTCGTGATGGTTATCCTTGTCTATCTTTTGATGAAAAAAATAAATAATAGCAAACTTGGATTCGCTTTAAAAACGATTAGAGAAGACGAAGACGTTGCAAATGCAATAGGAATAAAACCTATGAAATACAAGGTTATAGCCTTGGTTATATCAGCAATGATTGCGGCTTTGGTTGGGTGTTTTTATGCAAATTACAACAGATATATCGATTGTGATCTCATGTTACAATCATTTTCGACAGAATTTATTTTGCCTGCTGTAATTGGCGGTGCTGCTTTTGTTGAAGGCCCTTTGGTTGGTGGAATAATACTTTTAACCTTGAGCGAATGGCTTAGAAATAAATTTGGTGGAATTTTACCAGGCATAAATCTCATCCTTTACGCTATAACCCTTCTTTGCATAATAAGATTCAGGCCAGTTGGAATTTTGGGCTGGTACAATAAGAGCAAAGCAAAACACTGGATTGACCGAAAAATCTTTGGTCTAAAAGATGAGCAGGAGGTTCAACAATGA
- a CDS encoding branched-chain amino acid ABC transporter permease: protein MDIFLQAVVNGILIGGFYSLMGMGQNVIFGVMKIINFCHGEMLMIGMYLTFVFANLGIDPYAAIPLVALCTFGIGALVQHTLITPSLGTHSFTNLLFLTVGLGLLYQNVALVIFSSLNRTIVTSYSGITLHLGPVSILLPKLVSLLTLILITFSLFVFLKYSKIGKMIRAVSQNSIGAGVVGIPVKRIYIFTYGLGCALAGVAGDLLTLFYVINPTVGAQFSFKALIVVVVGGFGSIQGACIAGIVLGLMETMSSLIIGPTYRDLTVFVTFIIILVVRQVIIMRRR from the coding sequence ATGGACATATTCCTACAGGCCGTTGTAAACGGCATCTTAATCGGCGGCTTTTACTCATTGATGGGTATGGGTCAGAATGTAATTTTTGGGGTTATGAAAATCATTAATTTCTGTCATGGCGAAATGCTTATGATAGGAATGTATTTGACTTTCGTATTTGCAAATCTCGGAATCGATCCTTATGCGGCAATCCCTCTGGTTGCCCTGTGTACTTTTGGAATTGGAGCGCTAGTTCAACATACGCTCATAACGCCTTCCTTGGGAACACACAGTTTTACAAACCTTTTATTTTTGACAGTAGGGTTGGGACTCCTATACCAAAACGTAGCATTAGTAATTTTTTCTTCGTTAAACAGAACAATTGTTACATCTTACAGTGGAATTACACTTCACCTTGGTCCTGTTTCAATTTTACTTCCAAAGCTTGTAAGCCTTTTAACTTTGATTCTGATAACTTTTTCACTTTTTGTCTTTTTAAAATATTCTAAAATTGGAAAAATGATACGCGCTGTTTCTCAGAATTCTATTGGTGCAGGCGTAGTTGGAATTCCCGTAAAACGAATATACATCTTTACGTATGGTCTTGGTTGTGCTCTTGCAGGTGTTGCAGGCGATTTGTTGACACTTTTCTATGTAATAAATCCAACGGTTGGTGCTCAATTCAGTTTTAAAGCTCTCATCGTTGTTGTTGTTGGCGGATTTGGTTCTATTCAAGGTGCATGTATAGCAGGAATTGTCTTAGGTCTTATGGAAACCATGAGCAGTTTAATAATAGGACCTACATATCGCGATTTAACTGTTTTTGTTACTTTCATAATAATTTTAGTTGTCCGCCAAGTCATAATAATGAGGAGAAGATAA
- a CDS encoding MATE family efflux transporter: MKDMTTGPVTKHLVTYAIPMILGNFFQLTYNAVDSIILGHFSGKHSLAAVGIANPVMNIMIFFIVGICLGAGILMSEFYGAKDEQKLKKEISTTIVIGFSFTLFVSILCYIFVEHILMAIRTPQDLIETTSHYLRIVFLGLVFTFFYNVFAAALRAVGDSKTPIICVGISAILNGILDYVFVAVLNMQIKGAAYATVLSQAVSCTLVLTSIYLKEPMLAIRRGEFIFDKKLVKSTLNYSWATALQQIVLYVGKLLIQSAVNPLGTDAIATFNAGSKIDDFCYQPAQSIGHTITTFMAQNKGAHQKERMLKGFKKGMLIEWVYGLFIGIFVFLMREPLITLFATKNEVSVISLGKEYLLVMSLLYILPATTNGIQGFFRGLGIMKVTVIATTSQIVFRVAFSYILASIFASKFETSRGIIGIALACLAGWTAMLLYELPALKIYGKKFKEQKFSE; encoded by the coding sequence ATGAAAGATATGACAACAGGCCCGGTGACAAAACATCTTGTGACCTATGCAATCCCGATGATATTGGGGAATTTTTTTCAATTAACATATAATGCCGTAGACTCAATAATACTCGGCCATTTTTCTGGAAAACACAGTTTAGCAGCAGTTGGAATTGCAAATCCTGTTATGAACATAATGATTTTCTTTATCGTTGGAATATGTCTTGGAGCTGGAATTTTAATGAGTGAATTTTACGGCGCAAAAGATGAACAAAAATTAAAGAAAGAAATAAGCACAACTATAGTAATAGGTTTTTCGTTTACACTTTTTGTAAGTATTTTGTGTTACATATTTGTTGAACATATATTGATGGCAATAAGAACTCCTCAAGATTTGATAGAAACTACTTCGCATTATCTTCGAATAGTTTTTTTAGGGCTGGTTTTTACTTTTTTTTACAATGTTTTTGCAGCTGCACTTAGAGCCGTTGGCGACAGCAAAACTCCAATAATTTGTGTTGGAATAAGTGCAATTTTAAATGGAATTTTAGATTACGTTTTTGTCGCTGTGCTAAATATGCAAATAAAGGGAGCTGCTTATGCAACTGTCCTAAGTCAAGCAGTAAGTTGTACTTTGGTTTTAACCAGCATATATTTAAAAGAGCCTATGCTTGCAATAAGAAGAGGAGAATTCATCTTTGATAAAAAATTAGTAAAAAGCACATTAAATTATAGTTGGGCAACAGCGTTACAGCAAATAGTGCTTTATGTCGGAAAACTTTTAATCCAAAGTGCAGTAAATCCACTTGGAACAGACGCAATTGCAACGTTCAATGCAGGTTCAAAGATAGACGATTTTTGCTATCAACCAGCACAAAGCATAGGACACACTATAACAACCTTTATGGCACAGAACAAAGGAGCACATCAAAAAGAAAGAATGCTCAAAGGATTTAAAAAAGGAATGCTTATAGAATGGGTGTATGGCCTTTTTATAGGTATATTTGTATTTCTCATGAGAGAGCCGCTTATAACATTGTTTGCAACAAAAAATGAAGTAAGCGTAATAAGTTTAGGTAAAGAATATCTTTTAGTTATGTCTCTCCTTTACATACTTCCAGCCACAACAAACGGCATCCAGGGATTTTTTAGAGGACTTGGAATAATGAAAGTTACTGTAATTGCAACAACCTCACAGATAGTTTTTAGAGTTGCATTCAGTTATATACTTGCAAGTATCTTTGCTTCTAAATTTGAAACTTCCCGAGGAATTATAGGTATTGCTCTTGCCTGCCTTGCCGGTTGGACTGCAATGCTTTTATACGAGTTGCCTGCATTAAAAATTTACGGAAAAAAATTCAAAGAGCAAAAATTCAGCGAGTAA
- the cls gene encoding cardiolipin synthase produces MLKGLKRFSRGGIFRLVVTFISFGIQIFWLWSLSHRLEQYSTLIAVSTDILVAMLIIHVYNKQNYSISLKVPWIILILVFPIIGISLYFLSENNHQSKKVRLNTLKTKREVKRFFQSDSSVINEIEKLDKRVANQFFYLSKNEHFPAFINTYAKFYGNTTECFLEQLKALRLAKKFIFIEYHAIEDAKAFSQMLKILEQKVKDAVEVRILYDDVGSIGFINRKFTEKMAALNIRCKDFNSVSPLISLFMNNRDHRKMMIIDEKVAFTGGYNIADEYFNYTSPYGHWKDSGLKIRGTAVNTFTQLFLEMWNSSEKKIENLSSYFENSKYKNSSSDGFIQPYADTPLDNSYTGENVYLNIIKWAENYVYITTPYLILGDEMKRELFLAALRGVDVRIVTPGIPDKKLIYKLTRSFYSELIAAGIKIFEYSPGFIHSKQMLADDSLAAVGTINMDFRSFHHNFENGVLMYKTGAISSIKDDFDSIFKVSADVSEKYKKRKKHFMSFSDRVLRLFSTLL; encoded by the coding sequence ATGCTTAAAGGATTAAAAAGGTTTTCGCGTGGTGGAATTTTTCGCCTTGTTGTAACTTTTATTTCATTTGGGATTCAGATTTTTTGGCTTTGGTCTCTAAGCCATCGTCTTGAACAATATTCAACACTTATCGCAGTTTCTACAGACATACTTGTTGCAATGCTAATAATTCACGTTTACAACAAACAAAATTACAGCATTTCGCTAAAAGTTCCTTGGATAATTTTAATTTTAGTTTTTCCGATTATAGGAATAAGCCTATATTTTTTAAGCGAAAATAACCATCAGTCAAAAAAAGTAAGATTAAATACTCTCAAGACAAAACGAGAAGTAAAAAGATTTTTTCAATCTGACAGCTCAGTTATTAACGAAATTGAAAAATTAGACAAACGTGTTGCAAATCAATTTTTTTACCTTTCAAAAAACGAACACTTTCCAGCATTCATAAACACATACGCAAAATTTTACGGCAACACAACCGAATGTTTCTTAGAACAATTAAAAGCGCTTAGGTTGGCAAAAAAATTTATTTTTATTGAATATCACGCAATTGAAGATGCAAAAGCCTTTTCTCAAATGCTAAAAATTTTAGAGCAAAAAGTAAAAGACGCAGTTGAAGTAAGAATATTATACGATGATGTTGGAAGCATAGGTTTTATAAATCGAAAATTTACAGAAAAAATGGCAGCTTTAAACATACGCTGTAAGGATTTTAATTCAGTTTCTCCGCTTATAAGCCTTTTTATGAACAATCGCGACCACAGAAAAATGATGATAATAGACGAAAAAGTTGCCTTTACAGGTGGCTATAACATAGCAGACGAATACTTTAACTACACAAGCCCTTACGGACACTGGAAAGATAGCGGTCTAAAAATACGAGGAACCGCCGTAAACACTTTTACTCAACTTTTTCTTGAAATGTGGAATTCTTCCGAAAAAAAAATTGAAAACCTATCTTCATACTTTGAAAATTCCAAATACAAAAATTCAAGTAGCGACGGATTTATTCAACCTTATGCGGACACACCTTTAGACAATTCTTACACAGGCGAAAACGTCTATTTGAATATAATAAAATGGGCAGAAAACTATGTTTACATAACAACACCGTATCTTATTTTGGGAGACGAAATGAAAAGAGAACTTTTTTTGGCAGCATTGCGTGGTGTTGATGTAAGAATTGTAACTCCTGGAATTCCTGATAAAAAGTTAATTTATAAATTGACTCGCTCTTTTTACAGCGAATTAATTGCCGCAGGAATAAAAATATTCGAATACAGTCCAGGATTTATACACTCCAAACAGATGCTCGCAGACGACAGCCTTGCAGCAGTTGGAACGATAAATATGGATTTTAGAAGTTTTCATCACAATTTTGAAAACGGAGTTTTAATGTACAAAACAGGAGCAATTTCTTCGATTAAGGATGATTTTGATTCAATTTTTAAAGTTTCTGCAGATGTTTCAGAAAAATATAAAAAGAGAAAAAAACATTTTATGTCTTTTTCTGATAGGGTTTTAAGATTATTTTCAACTTTACTGTAA
- a CDS encoding desulfoferrodoxin family protein, translating into MEIKFFKCKKCGKVIALLNSANTPSVCCGEEMSLLKAGATDGAVEKHVPVASVSGNKVEVTVGSVLHPMEEIHFIEWIGIVDSEGFRVKTLKAGEAPKASFTVGNPEENFEVYAYCNLHGLWSAKK; encoded by the coding sequence ATGGAAATTAAATTCTTTAAATGTAAAAAGTGTGGAAAAGTTATTGCTCTTTTGAATTCCGCAAACACACCAAGTGTTTGTTGTGGCGAAGAGATGAGCCTTTTAAAAGCAGGAGCAACAGATGGGGCAGTTGAAAAACATGTTCCTGTTGCAAGCGTAAGTGGAAACAAAGTTGAAGTAACAGTTGGTTCAGTTTTGCATCCTATGGAAGAAATACACTTTATAGAATGGATTGGTATTGTAGACAGCGAAGGCTTTAGAGTAAAAACTTTAAAAGCTGGCGAAGCACCAAAAGCAAGTTTTACTGTAGGTAACCCTGAAGAAAATTTTGAAGTTTACGCTTACTGTAATTTGCACGGACTTTGGTCTGCAAAAAAATAA